A stretch of Misgurnus anguillicaudatus unplaced genomic scaffold, ASM2758022v2 HiC_scaffold_33, whole genome shotgun sequence DNA encodes these proteins:
- the LOC141363160 gene encoding protein NLRC3-like, whose amino-acid sequence MRHLHHTLHTKITLLNETGEPYWTWLGAFTKNIVDLCGPDSSCRLIIRDVKDVKTSDLQYDLMDLTAGLFDDYVINYKKVQTLNEISDHQKRSDSEFSCVSMKSDRSMPEPITFKSEETQPAHIRRIITEPDCKGRKIEQSENQLQDFNENMSPRFSHDSDAAEVLKTFRSNLRKKFECLHEVTSNKRNPTLLNEIYTELYITESESGEISNEHEVRQIETQSRRTTTEETPIKCNDIFKPLPEQDKHIRSVLTKGVAGIGKTVSVQKFILDWAEEKENQDVHLIFPLPFREINLMKDETLSLLNLLHHFFPQTKEINISSKRYKVLFIFDGLDECRLSLDFHSSVRLCDVSESTSVDVMLTNLIKGNLFPSALIWITSRPAAADLIPSECVDRVTEVRGFTDPQKEEYFRKRITDESLSDQIISHLKSSRSLYIMCHIPVFCWISVTVLERMLSEAERREIPKTLTQMYTHFLIIQTNIKHQKDYEKKDEDMIFKLGKLAFEQLVKGNLIFYDEDLRECGIDVAEASVYSGLCTQIFREEFGLYQGKVYCFVHLSIQEHLAALYAHISSTNYYRNVLNQSPEPVRLFNILDMVKHKSAKKNSTFELHHQAVDESLQSKNGHLDLFLRFLLGLSLESNQILLQDLLTQMRRCSYKKEETVEYIKQKMNENLSPEKSINLIHCLNELGDDSLLQEIQHYMKSSSVGETKLSSSQWAALVFVLLTSEQHLDELDLYKFIGDKNKADEVLVRLQLVIKETKKLE is encoded by the exons ATGAGACATCTGCACCATACTCTCCACACCAAAATCACACTGCTGAACGAAACCGGAGAACCTTATTGGACATGGCTAGGTGCATTTACCAAAAACATTGTGGACCTTTGCGGTCCAGACAGCAGCTGTA gACTGATCATCAGAGACGTTAAAGATGTAAAGACGTCTGATCTTCAGTATGATCTGATG GATCTGACTGCAGGACTTTTTGATGATTATGTGATCAATTACAAGAAAGTTCAGACACtgaatgaaat ttcagatcatcagaagagatccgattcagagttcagttgtgtgtctatgaagagtgatCGGTCTATGCCTGAGCCAATAACATTTAAGAGTGAAGAAACACAGCCTGCACACATCAG ACGAATCATAACAGAACCCGACTGTAAGGGGAGGAAGATTGAGCAATCTGAGAATCAACTACAAGACTTCAATGAAAACATGAGTCCTCGTTTCAG TCATGACTCTGATGCTGCTGAAGTCCTGAAGACATTCAGATCAAATCTGAGGAAGAAGTTTGAGTGTTTGCATGAGGTAACATCAAATAAGAGAAACCCAACACTACTGAATGAGATCTACACAGAGCTCTACATCACAGAGAGTGAAAGTGGAGAGATCAGTAATGAACATGAAgtgagacagattgagacacaatccagaagaacaacaacagaggagacaccaatcaaatgtaatgacatctttaaacctttacctgaacaagacaaacacatcagaagtgtgctgacaaagggagtcgctggcattggaaaaacagtctctgtacagaagttcattctggactgggctgaagagaaagagaatcaggacgtccacctcatatttccacttcctttcagagagatcaatttgatgaaggacgaaacactcagtcttttaaatcttcttcatcatttctTCCCACAAACAAAAGAAATTAACATATCTAGTAAAAGatataaagtgttgttcatctttgatggtttggatgagtgtcgtctgtctctggattttcacagcagtgtgaggttgtgtgatgtaagtgaatcaacctcagtggacgtgatgctgacaaacctcatcaaggggaatctgtttccatctgctctcatctggatcacctccagaccagcagcagctgatctcatcccctctgagtgtgttgatcgagtcacagaggtacgaggattcactgatccacagaaggaggaatacttcaggaagagaatcactgatgagagtctgtctgatcaaatcatctcacacctgaagtcatccaggagtctctacatcatgtgtcacatcccagtcttctgctggatttcagtcactgttctagagagaatgttgagtgaagcagaaagaagagagatccccaagactctcactcaaatgtacacacacttcctgatcattcagacaaacatcaaacatcagaaggactatgagaagaaagatgaagacatgatcttcaaactggggaaactggcttttgagcagcttgtgaaaggcaatctgatcttctatgatgaagacctgagagagtgtggcattgatgtagcagaagcatcagtgtactcaggattgtgtactcagatcttcagagaggagtttggttTGTATCAGGGGAAAGTTTACTGCTTTGTTCATCTCAGCATCCAGGAACATCTAGCAGCTCTTTATGCTCACATCTCCTCCACAAACTACTACAGAAATGTGTTAAATCAAAGTCCTGAACCAGTTCgactttttaacattttagatATGGTAAAACATAAATCAGCAAAGAAGAACTCAACATTTGAGTTACATCATCAAGCTGTAGATGAATCTTTACAGAGTAAGAATggacatctggatcttttcCTGCGTTTTCTTCTGGGTCTTTCACTGGAGTCCAATCAGATTCTCTTACAGGATCTACTGACACAGATGAGAAGATGCTCTTACAAGAAAGAGGAAACTGTTGAGTACATTAAACAGAAGATGAATGAGAATCTGTCTCCAGAGAAATCCATCAATCTGATTCACTGTCTGAATGAACTGGGTGATGATTCACTGCTGCAGGAGATTCAACATTATATGAAATCTTCATCAGTAGGAGAGACCAAACTCTCCTCTTCACAGTGGGCagctttagtttttgtgttgttgacgTCTGAGCAGCATTTGGATGAACTTGATCTATATAaatttattggagataaaaatAAAGCAGATGAAGTTCTTGTGAGACTGCAGCTtgtgattaaagaaaccaaaaaacTTGAGTAA